The Oxalobacteraceae bacterium OTU3CINTB1 genome includes a window with the following:
- a CDS encoding amidohydrolase produces MTSRAYFAGLTILAAVSAQNSAYAAEPPADTVYRNGYVYTVDAKDSVQEALAVRAGRIVYVGDNAGVQPLTGKATKVVDLKGRMLMPGLVDGHMHPQSGGSRLLNCSLDYQALTVAQFQSRIQACIDNDKRSAKPSGPDRWLVVVNWFQQGMLPDGVETTAATLDALKTDRPVLVRSSFGHSVQLNSKAIKLAGITRDTKDPAGGKITRDAGGNATGLLEDAAQDMAMNLLPPLTVAENLAASTAALAAMRQQGITSFLDAYTDPETMTAFTDLHKQGKLTARAHFAVLVDLDKGATPQSAVAELLKQQKQFDQGPATVAPSMQVRHAKLFMDGVISAPAFTGAMLEPYLVNKGTADRPDWQPGASNGPPSYFTQDALRTTLTELANAKIDPHIHVDGDRAVRETLDAIEYLRSTPAGKDVRPALAHDEIVDPADYPRFAKLDVTPVLSFQWAKPAPDTVGALKDYMGPARYATVQPQALLLDAGARIAYGSDWPVDPLDEWFALKVGVTRTAAPDAGKEYAGRLGKQPGMPRAAVLRAITMNAAYTLRQEALTGSLEVGKLADMIVLDRNFFTIPAQDIANIKVLQTVVGGKIVYQAKGMR; encoded by the coding sequence ATGACCAGCAGGGCTTATTTCGCAGGACTGACAATACTGGCGGCTGTTTCCGCGCAAAACTCGGCATACGCCGCCGAACCACCCGCCGATACCGTCTATCGCAACGGCTATGTTTACACAGTCGACGCCAAGGACAGCGTGCAAGAGGCGCTGGCCGTGCGCGCCGGCCGCATCGTCTACGTCGGCGACAACGCCGGCGTCCAGCCGCTGACCGGAAAGGCTACCAAAGTCGTCGATCTGAAAGGCCGCATGCTGATGCCAGGCCTGGTCGACGGCCATATGCATCCGCAATCGGGCGGCAGCCGCCTGCTCAATTGCAGCCTCGATTATCAGGCGCTGACCGTCGCCCAGTTCCAGTCGCGCATCCAGGCCTGCATCGACAACGACAAACGCAGCGCCAAACCCTCGGGGCCAGACCGCTGGCTGGTGGTGGTCAACTGGTTCCAGCAAGGGATGCTGCCCGATGGCGTGGAAACCACCGCCGCCACCCTGGACGCGCTGAAGACCGACCGCCCCGTGCTCGTTCGCTCGTCCTTCGGCCACTCCGTGCAGTTGAATTCCAAGGCGATCAAACTGGCCGGGATCACGCGCGACACCAAGGATCCGGCCGGCGGAAAAATCACCCGCGACGCTGGCGGCAACGCCACCGGCCTGCTGGAGGATGCCGCCCAGGACATGGCGATGAACCTGCTGCCGCCGCTGACCGTGGCCGAGAACCTGGCCGCGTCCACCGCCGCGCTGGCGGCGATGCGCCAGCAAGGCATCACCTCCTTCCTCGACGCCTACACCGATCCGGAGACGATGACCGCCTTCACCGACCTGCACAAACAGGGCAAGCTGACCGCGCGCGCGCACTTCGCGGTGCTGGTCGATCTGGACAAGGGCGCCACGCCGCAAAGCGCCGTCGCCGAGCTGCTCAAGCAGCAAAAACAATTCGACCAGGGCCCGGCCACGGTGGCGCCGTCGATGCAGGTGCGCCACGCCAAACTGTTCATGGACGGCGTGATCTCCGCGCCCGCCTTCACCGGCGCCATGCTGGAGCCTTACCTGGTCAACAAGGGCACGGCCGACCGGCCGGACTGGCAGCCCGGCGCCAGCAACGGCCCGCCAAGCTACTTCACCCAGGACGCGTTGCGGACCACGCTGACGGAACTGGCCAACGCGAAGATCGATCCGCACATCCACGTCGACGGCGACCGCGCCGTGCGCGAAACGCTGGACGCGATCGAATACCTGCGCTCCACGCCGGCCGGCAAGGACGTGCGTCCCGCGTTGGCGCACGACGAAATCGTCGACCCGGCGGACTATCCGCGCTTCGCCAAGCTCGATGTGACGCCGGTGCTGTCGTTCCAGTGGGCCAAACCGGCGCCGGACACCGTCGGCGCGCTGAAGGACTATATGGGGCCGGCGCGCTACGCCACCGTGCAACCGCAGGCGCTGCTGCTCGACGCCGGCGCCCGCATCGCCTATGGCAGCGACTGGCCGGTCGATCCGCTGGACGAATGGTTCGCGCTCAAGGTGGGCGTGACCCGTACCGCCGCCCCGGACGCCGGCAAGGAATACGCCGGCCGGCTGGGCAAGCAACCCGGCATGCCGCGCGCCGCCGTGCTGCGCGCCATCACCATGAACGCGGCGTACACGCTGCGCCAGGAGGCGCTGACCGGTTCCCTGGAAGTGGGCAAGCTGGCCGACATGATTGTCCTCGACCGGAATTTCTTCACCATCCCGGCACAGGACATCGCCAACATCAAGGTGCTGCAGACCGTCGTGGGCGGCAAAATTGTGTATCAGGCCAAGGGCATGCGTTAA
- the trmB gene encoding tRNA (guanosine(46)-N7)-methyltransferase TrmB: protein MLYDPTEHRIRSFVTRAGRLSTAQARALEEQGPKFMIGYTKAPLDYEQAFGRKAPVVLEIGFGMGGTTAHIAAAMPEKDFIGVEVHTPGVGSLLKLIDEQGLTNLKAIQHDAVEVLNQMIPDGSLHGVHIFFPDPWHKARHNKRRLIQAPFVKLLVQKLAVGGYLHCATDWEDYAVQMLEVLGAEEGLRNTADGYAPQPAYRPLTKFENRGLKLGHGVWDLVFTRK, encoded by the coding sequence ATGCTCTACGACCCGACCGAACACCGCATCCGCAGCTTCGTCACCCGCGCCGGCCGCCTGTCGACCGCGCAGGCGCGCGCGCTGGAAGAGCAGGGGCCGAAGTTCATGATCGGCTACACCAAGGCGCCGCTCGACTACGAACAGGCGTTCGGCCGCAAGGCGCCGGTGGTGCTGGAAATCGGCTTCGGCATGGGCGGCACGACCGCGCACATCGCCGCCGCGATGCCGGAGAAGGACTTCATCGGCGTTGAGGTGCACACGCCCGGCGTGGGCAGCCTGCTCAAGCTGATCGACGAACAGGGCTTGACCAATCTGAAGGCGATCCAGCACGACGCGGTCGAGGTGCTGAACCAGATGATCCCGGACGGCTCGCTGCACGGCGTGCATATCTTCTTCCCGGATCCGTGGCACAAGGCGCGTCACAACAAGCGCCGCCTGATCCAGGCGCCGTTCGTCAAGCTGCTGGTGCAAAAGCTGGCCGTGGGCGGCTACCTGCATTGCGCGACCGACTGGGAAGACTATGCGGTGCAGATGCTGGAAGTGCTGGGCGCCGAAGAAGGCCTGCGAAACACCGCCGACGGCTACGCGCCGCAGCCGGCCTACCGTCCGCTGACCAAGTTTGAAAACCGCGGCCTGAAACTGGGCCATGGCGTGTGGGATCTGGTCTTCACGAGGAAGTAG
- a CDS encoding GH1 family beta-glucosidase has protein sequence MTDFTQFPPSFTWGIATSAFQIEGGATADGKGPSMWDTFSHTPGKIIDGTNGDVACDHYNRYPEDVAIMSSLGVDAYRFSMAWSRVQPTGKGAWNEPGFAFYDRLLTELESKGIDAHLTLYHWDLPQGLEDEGGWLNRDTAYRFADYAAEVARRFGNRLKTIATHNEPWCTANLGYGNSQFAPGVTDLKKSVQVSHHLLLSHGLAMQAMRAVGSSAKLGIVLNQWTADPATDSAADIAMAEFEYARSVQWFMDPIFKGKYPQLALDTYGENGPDIHANDFKDIQHRIDFLGVNYYFRSYCSAEVPPRQPEAKLGKTDMGWEIYPDGLTELLLKLHDEYELPPIYITENGMANPDTVVDGEVPDEARIDFVLRHLKALNDARLQGVNVQGYFLWSLLDNFEWNSGYAKRFGIVHVDYATQKRTLKHSALWYRDYLVQQRAPQAAHAA, from the coding sequence ATGACCGATTTCACGCAATTCCCACCCTCGTTTACCTGGGGCATCGCCACCAGCGCTTTCCAGATTGAAGGCGGCGCCACCGCCGACGGCAAAGGCCCGTCGATGTGGGACACCTTCAGCCACACCCCCGGCAAGATCATCGACGGCACCAACGGCGACGTCGCCTGCGACCACTACAACCGCTATCCGGAAGACGTGGCCATCATGTCCAGCCTGGGCGTGGACGCCTACCGCTTCTCGATGGCCTGGTCGCGGGTGCAGCCGACCGGCAAGGGCGCTTGGAACGAGCCCGGCTTCGCCTTCTACGACCGTCTGCTGACCGAACTGGAAAGCAAGGGCATCGACGCCCACCTGACGTTGTACCACTGGGATTTGCCGCAAGGCCTGGAAGATGAAGGCGGCTGGCTCAATCGCGACACCGCCTACCGCTTTGCCGACTACGCGGCCGAAGTGGCGCGCCGTTTCGGCAACCGCCTGAAAACGATTGCGACGCACAACGAGCCATGGTGCACGGCCAACCTGGGCTACGGCAACTCGCAGTTCGCGCCCGGCGTGACAGACCTGAAAAAATCGGTGCAGGTCTCGCACCACCTGCTGCTGTCGCACGGACTGGCGATGCAGGCGATGCGCGCGGTCGGCAGCTCGGCCAAGCTGGGCATCGTGCTCAATCAGTGGACCGCCGACCCGGCCACCGACAGCGCGGCCGACATCGCGATGGCGGAATTCGAATACGCCCGTTCGGTGCAGTGGTTCATGGACCCCATCTTCAAGGGAAAATACCCGCAGCTGGCGCTCGACACCTACGGCGAGAACGGCCCGGATATCCATGCCAACGACTTCAAGGACATCCAGCACCGCATCGACTTCCTGGGCGTGAACTACTACTTCCGTTCCTACTGCAGCGCCGAAGTGCCGCCGCGCCAGCCGGAAGCGAAACTGGGCAAGACCGACATGGGCTGGGAAATCTACCCGGATGGCCTGACCGAACTGCTGCTCAAGCTCCACGACGAATACGAGCTGCCGCCGATCTACATCACCGAAAACGGCATGGCCAACCCGGACACCGTCGTCGACGGCGAAGTGCCGGACGAGGCGCGCATCGATTTCGTGCTGCGCCACCTGAAGGCGCTCAACGACGCCCGCCTGCAAGGCGTGAACGTGCAAGGCTACTTCCTTTGGAGTTTGCTGGATAACTTCGAATGGAACTCGGGCTACGCCAAGCGTTTCGGCATCGTCCATGTCGACTACGCGACGCAGAAGCGCACCTTGAAGCACAGCGCCCTGTGGTACCGCGACTACCTGGTGCAGCAGCGCGCACCGCAAGCCGCGCACGCGGCGTAA
- a CDS encoding MFS transporter, with protein MLHSTENNEDDTMQTAPSAAPQEHPKPPAPPAPGEQQSLLRAMFARGTPMLWVPTGYFSMALTYMMLTSVTSIMFKNLGMSNGEAAQYASYLILAYTIKPLFAPFVEMYRTKKFFVLCAQLIVGIGFGAVALSMSLPNYLHIMVLLFGILSLVGATQDIASDGVYVTSLDSKTQSLFCGIQSLSWNVGPIVASGGMVYLSGWLHTHYFHHEAGVFGPAWIDSWRIIFFIAAAITVVTALWHLRVMPDGAKAENAPKSVADAAFILRDSFVTFFQKRDVWLMVGFAFVFRLSIGLLEKIGPFFMVDPVAKGGLGLSNEMLGLIYGTYGLIAVLLGSLLGGIFVARRGLPATLFILCCAVNIPNVTFLLMGIYQPESLWIISAGVAIEKFFFGFGSVGFMIYLMQQLAPGKYTTTHYAFGTGLMGLCMLVTGVISGHLQQALGYVHYFWLVMAATIPSFLVTWFAPFHNKE; from the coding sequence GTGCTACACTCCACAGAGAACAACGAGGACGACACCATGCAGACCGCACCTTCCGCCGCGCCGCAAGAGCATCCGAAGCCGCCGGCGCCCCCCGCCCCCGGCGAGCAGCAATCGCTGTTGCGCGCCATGTTCGCGCGCGGCACGCCGATGCTGTGGGTGCCGACCGGGTACTTCTCGATGGCGCTGACGTACATGATGCTCACCAGCGTCACGTCGATCATGTTCAAGAACCTTGGCATGAGCAACGGCGAGGCGGCGCAATACGCCAGCTATCTGATCCTGGCCTACACCATCAAGCCGCTGTTCGCCCCCTTCGTTGAAATGTACCGCACCAAGAAGTTCTTCGTGCTGTGCGCGCAGCTGATCGTCGGCATCGGTTTCGGCGCCGTCGCGCTGTCGATGTCGCTGCCGAACTACCTGCACATCATGGTGTTACTGTTCGGGATACTGTCGCTGGTCGGCGCCACCCAGGACATCGCCTCCGACGGCGTGTATGTCACTTCGCTCGACTCAAAGACGCAGTCGCTGTTCTGCGGCATCCAGAGCCTGAGCTGGAACGTCGGTCCCATCGTCGCCTCGGGCGGCATGGTGTACCTGAGCGGCTGGCTGCACACCCACTACTTCCACCACGAGGCCGGCGTGTTCGGCCCGGCGTGGATCGATTCGTGGCGCATCATCTTCTTCATCGCCGCCGCCATCACCGTGGTCACCGCGCTGTGGCACCTGCGCGTGATGCCGGACGGCGCCAAGGCCGAAAACGCACCAAAGTCGGTGGCCGACGCGGCGTTCATCCTGCGCGACTCCTTCGTCACATTCTTCCAGAAGCGCGACGTCTGGCTAATGGTCGGCTTCGCGTTCGTGTTCCGCCTCAGTATCGGCCTGCTGGAAAAAATCGGCCCCTTCTTCATGGTCGATCCGGTGGCCAAGGGCGGTCTGGGCCTGTCGAACGAAATGCTGGGCCTGATCTACGGCACCTACGGCCTGATCGCCGTGCTGCTGGGTTCATTGCTCGGTGGCATCTTCGTCGCGCGGCGGGGCCTGCCGGCCACCTTGTTCATCCTGTGCTGCGCGGTCAACATCCCAAACGTCACGTTCTTGTTGATGGGCATTTATCAGCCGGAAAGCCTGTGGATTATCAGCGCCGGCGTGGCGATCGAGAAGTTCTTCTTCGGCTTCGGCTCGGTCGGCTTCATGATTTACCTGATGCAGCAATTGGCGCCGGGCAAATACACGACCACCCACTACGCCTTCGGCACCGGCCTGATGGGCCTGTGCATGCTGGTCACCGGCGTGATCAGCGGTCATTTGCAGCAGGCGCTCGGTTATGTACACTACTTCTGGCTGGTGATGGCGGCGACGATTCCATCTTTCCTGGTCACGTGGTTTGCGCCCTTCCACAATAAGGAGTAG
- a CDS encoding polyprenyl synthetase family protein: MVTETLRFNGIKRELLGDPSETEIDDLRRELEERIHYFLPDDGGDTLTAAMRAAALSTGKRMRPLLLMLVARDLGCSSPALLDAACAVELVHAASLILDDMPCMDDAKLRRGKPTVHIQFGENVAILASVALLSRAFHILSQTQDISPLIRTRLVSALAETVGTQGLVRGQFEDLHGGHKRSVDDIATTNELKTGVLLGLSVEMAGIIAQADERVLQSLRSFAMAAGHAFQIKDDLLDVPGNDCALTGKDVGKDAGKATITATLGMEKTQRRLAAHLRDADDYLTDAIGSKQRTRLLVGNLFRKAGPVADLHAP; encoded by the coding sequence ATGGTTACGGAAACACTGCGGTTCAACGGCATCAAACGGGAGCTGCTCGGCGATCCATCGGAAACCGAGATCGATGACCTGCGCCGCGAGCTCGAGGAGCGTATCCATTACTTTTTGCCCGACGATGGCGGGGACACGCTGACCGCGGCCATGCGCGCGGCGGCGCTGAGCACCGGCAAGCGCATGCGACCTTTGCTGCTGATGCTGGTCGCGCGCGACCTCGGCTGCTCGTCGCCGGCCCTGCTCGACGCCGCCTGCGCGGTCGAACTGGTGCACGCCGCCTCCCTGATCCTCGACGACATGCCGTGCATGGACGACGCCAAATTGCGGCGCGGCAAGCCCACCGTGCATATCCAGTTCGGCGAAAACGTCGCCATCCTGGCGTCGGTCGCCCTGCTCAGCCGGGCCTTCCATATTCTTTCCCAGACGCAGGACATCTCGCCGCTGATCCGTACGCGGCTGGTCAGCGCGCTGGCCGAGACGGTCGGTACGCAGGGCCTGGTGCGGGGGCAATTCGAGGATTTGCACGGCGGCCATAAACGCTCGGTCGACGACATCGCCACCACCAACGAACTCAAAACCGGCGTGCTGCTCGGCCTCTCGGTGGAAATGGCCGGCATCATCGCCCAGGCCGACGAGCGCGTGCTGCAATCGCTGCGCTCCTTCGCCATGGCCGCCGGCCACGCGTTCCAGATCAAGGACGACCTGCTGGACGTCCCGGGCAACGACTGCGCGCTGACCGGCAAGGATGTCGGCAAGGACGCCGGCAAGGCGACCATCACCGCCACCCTCGGCATGGAAAAAACCCAGCGCCGCCTAGCCGCGCACCTGCGCGACGCCGACGACTACCTGACGGACGCCATCGGCAGCAAACAACGCACGCGCCTCCTGGTCGGGAATCTGTTCCGCAAGGCCGGCCCGGTCGCCGATCTGCACGCGCCGTAA
- a CDS encoding glycosyltransferase, translated as MAHFGVVAPAFYSHFNALSALALALIERGHRVTFLHRPDAAGWIPDARIGFHALGADRYPPGSLDASLRLAANPGSPLGLRKVIVDMADTTDMLCRELPAAIATLCIDALIGDQMEAAAGLVAEALQLPFVSVACALPVNREPGIPLPVMPFQFGADERSLKMYEGSTRVYDWLMSPHRKVIERQSRALGIPVRGMLHECLSPLAQISQTIAAFDFPRERLPANFHHVGPLRHAPGGASHAGPRIDPMPAIAGDRPFIFASLGTLQGQRFALFKRIAQACRGIDVQLLVAHCGGLNPQQAQAIERAGPAGATTVCAFAPQQAVLARADAVISHAGLNTAMDAIAARTPILALPIAFDQPGVASRICHAGIGLRASPRFTGAAQLGKHLRRLLAEPEYGQRLAGLSEQLGQAGGTPRAADIVETALNLNQRNDSDARRTASGLA; from the coding sequence ATGGCCCACTTCGGCGTGGTCGCCCCGGCCTTCTATAGCCATTTCAACGCCTTGTCGGCGCTGGCGCTGGCGTTGATTGAGCGCGGACACCGGGTCACCTTCCTGCACCGGCCCGACGCCGCCGGTTGGATACCTGACGCTCGCATCGGCTTCCACGCGCTCGGCGCCGACCGCTATCCGCCAGGGTCGCTGGACGCCTCGCTGCGGCTGGCGGCCAATCCGGGCAGTCCGCTGGGACTGCGCAAGGTCATCGTCGACATGGCCGACACCACCGACATGCTGTGCCGCGAACTGCCCGCCGCCATCGCGACGCTGTGCATCGACGCCCTGATCGGCGACCAGATGGAGGCGGCGGCCGGACTGGTGGCCGAGGCGCTGCAACTGCCGTTCGTCTCGGTGGCCTGCGCGCTGCCGGTCAATCGCGAACCGGGCATCCCGCTGCCGGTGATGCCGTTCCAATTCGGCGCCGACGAGCGCTCGTTGAAAATGTATGAAGGCAGCACCCGGGTGTACGACTGGCTTATGTCCCCGCACCGCAAGGTGATCGAGCGGCAATCGCGCGCCCTGGGCATCCCGGTGCGCGGCATGCTGCACGAGTGCCTGTCGCCGCTGGCGCAAATCAGCCAGACCATTGCCGCCTTCGATTTTCCGCGCGAGCGGCTGCCTGCGAATTTCCATCATGTCGGACCGCTGCGGCATGCTCCCGGTGGCGCGTCGCATGCCGGCCCGCGCATCGATCCCATGCCGGCCATCGCCGGGGACCGCCCGTTCATCTTCGCCTCGCTGGGCACATTGCAGGGCCAGCGCTTTGCGCTGTTCAAGCGCATCGCGCAGGCATGTCGGGGGATAGACGTTCAACTGCTGGTCGCCCACTGCGGAGGCTTAAACCCGCAACAGGCGCAGGCCATCGAGCGGGCCGGCCCCGCCGGCGCTACGACGGTGTGCGCGTTCGCGCCGCAGCAGGCGGTGCTGGCCCGCGCCGACGCCGTGATTTCGCACGCGGGGCTGAACACCGCGATGGACGCCATCGCCGCGCGCACGCCGATACTGGCGCTGCCGATCGCCTTCGACCAGCCGGGCGTGGCATCGCGGATCTGCCATGCCGGCATCGGCTTGCGGGCGTCGCCGCGCTTTACCGGCGCGGCGCAACTGGGCAAGCACTTGCGGCGGCTGCTCGCTGAACCGGAATACGGACAGCGTCTGGCGGGATTATCGGAACAGCTGGGGCAAGCCGGCGGCACGCCGCGCGCCGCCGACATCGTCGAAACAGCGCTGAACCTGAACCAGCGAAATGACAGCGACGCCCGCCGGACCGCGAGCGGCCTCGCATGA
- the crtY gene encoding lycopene beta-cyclase CrtY, whose protein sequence is MSAAPYDVILAGGGLANALIAWRLRTARPSLRILLLEQGDRIGGNHTWSFHDSDLDAAQRQWLAPLVSARWPDYDVIFPEHARKLDGGYASIASDDFARVIEAALGDTLRLAARIESLTPTSVRLAGGEVLHAGAVIDGRGPRPSERLALGYQTFLGQEVRLAAPHGLTSPIIMDASVAQQGGYRFVYVLPFAPDRLLIEDTHYVDTGVWEPERLRANIAAYAASRNWRIEEIIREEHGSLPIVLAGDIDHFWLDLDGQPTSGLRAGLFHPTTGYSLPHAVRLAERIAALDDLSAPALFDAIRQTALHEWRGQRFFRLLNRMLFLAGDADSRWRVMQRFYHLPAPLIARFYAGRPTFGDKARLLSGKPPVPVGQAISAARKIHPHQIRKPE, encoded by the coding sequence ATGAGCGCCGCGCCGTATGACGTGATCCTGGCCGGCGGCGGCCTGGCCAACGCGCTGATCGCGTGGCGGCTGCGGACCGCGCGTCCATCGCTGCGCATCCTGCTGCTCGAACAGGGCGACCGGATAGGCGGCAACCATACCTGGTCGTTCCACGACAGCGATCTCGATGCGGCGCAGCGGCAGTGGCTCGCGCCGCTGGTCTCGGCCCGCTGGCCGGACTACGACGTCATCTTCCCCGAACACGCCAGAAAGCTCGACGGCGGCTACGCCAGCATCGCCTCCGACGATTTCGCGCGCGTCATCGAAGCCGCGCTGGGCGACACGCTGCGGCTCGCGGCCCGGATAGAAAGCCTGACCCCCACCTCCGTGCGCCTTGCCGGGGGCGAGGTGCTGCACGCCGGCGCCGTCATCGACGGCCGGGGTCCGCGTCCGTCCGAGCGGCTGGCGCTGGGCTACCAAACCTTCCTCGGACAGGAAGTACGCCTGGCCGCGCCGCACGGACTGACCTCGCCCATCATCATGGACGCCAGCGTCGCGCAGCAAGGCGGCTACCGTTTCGTCTACGTGTTGCCCTTCGCGCCCGACCGCCTGCTGATCGAAGACACGCATTACGTCGACACCGGCGTGTGGGAACCGGAACGGCTGCGCGCCAACATCGCCGCCTATGCCGCGTCGCGCAACTGGCGCATCGAAGAGATTATCCGCGAGGAGCACGGCTCGCTGCCCATCGTGCTGGCCGGCGATATCGATCACTTCTGGTTGGACCTGGACGGGCAACCGACATCCGGCCTGCGGGCCGGCCTGTTCCACCCGACCACCGGCTATTCGCTGCCGCACGCCGTGCGGCTGGCCGAGCGGATCGCGGCGCTCGACGACTTGAGCGCGCCCGCACTATTCGACGCCATCCGCCAAACCGCGCTGCACGAATGGCGCGGTCAGCGCTTTTTCCGGCTGCTCAACCGCATGCTGTTCCTGGCCGGCGATGCCGACAGCCGCTGGCGCGTGATGCAGCGTTTTTACCATTTACCGGCGCCGCTGATCGCGCGCTTTTACGCCGGCCGTCCAACGTTCGGCGACAAAGCCCGCCTGCTGTCGGGAAAACCGCCGGTGCCGGTCGGCCAGGCCATATCGGCCGCACGCAAAATCCATCCCCACCAAATCAGGAAACCCGAATGA
- a CDS encoding phytoene desaturase has protein sequence MNETKQAVVVGAGFGGLALAIRLQASGIQTTLLEKRDKPGGRAYVYEDQGFTFDAGPTVITDPSAIEELFTVAGKRLSDYVEMLPVAPFYRLCWEDGSHFDYANDQESLDRQIHALNPADVQGYQRFLAYSKAVFDEGYLKLGAVPFLSFRDMIAAGPQLAKLQAWRSVYSIVSKFIQNEHLRQAFSFHSLLVGGNPFATSSIYTLIHALERRWGVWFPRGGTGALVNGMVRMFQDIGGRIELNADVAAIEASGARVNGVRLADGRHFPAQAVASNADVVHTYADLLSQHPRGPSEAGSLRKKRFSNSLFVLYFGLNHHHSQLQHHTVCFGPRYKELITEIFGGKTLADDFSLYLHAPCITDPSLAPPGCGSHYVLAPVPHLGNADIDWTVEGPRYRDRIFEYLERRYMPGLRDQLVTSRIFTPLDFRDQLNAHVGSAFSLEPILTQSAWFRPHNRDSELANLYLVGAGTHPGAGVPGVIGSAKATAGLMIEEFGR, from the coding sequence ATGAACGAAACAAAACAGGCAGTGGTTGTCGGCGCCGGCTTCGGCGGCCTGGCGCTGGCCATCCGTCTGCAAGCGAGCGGGATTCAAACCACCCTGCTCGAAAAACGCGACAAGCCGGGCGGCCGCGCCTATGTCTACGAAGACCAGGGCTTCACCTTTGATGCCGGCCCCACCGTCATCACCGATCCGTCGGCGATCGAGGAGCTGTTCACCGTCGCCGGCAAGCGCCTGTCGGATTACGTCGAGATGCTGCCGGTCGCGCCGTTCTACCGCCTGTGCTGGGAGGACGGCAGCCACTTCGACTACGCCAACGACCAGGAATCGCTGGACCGGCAAATCCACGCGCTCAACCCGGCCGACGTGCAGGGCTACCAGCGCTTCCTGGCGTACTCCAAGGCGGTGTTCGACGAAGGCTACCTGAAACTGGGCGCCGTGCCTTTCCTGTCGTTCCGCGACATGATCGCGGCCGGGCCTCAGCTGGCGAAGCTGCAGGCATGGCGCAGCGTCTACAGCATCGTCTCCAAATTCATCCAGAACGAACATCTGCGGCAGGCGTTTTCCTTCCACTCGCTGCTGGTTGGCGGCAACCCGTTCGCCACGTCGTCGATCTACACCCTGATTCACGCGCTGGAACGGCGCTGGGGCGTGTGGTTCCCGCGCGGCGGCACCGGCGCGCTGGTCAACGGCATGGTGCGCATGTTCCAGGACATCGGCGGCCGCATCGAGCTCAATGCCGACGTGGCGGCGATCGAGGCCAGCGGCGCGCGCGTCAACGGCGTGCGCCTGGCCGACGGACGCCACTTCCCCGCGCAGGCGGTGGCGTCCAACGCCGACGTCGTGCACACCTATGCGGATTTGCTCTCGCAGCATCCGCGCGGCCCGTCGGAAGCCGGCTCGCTGCGCAAAAAACGCTTCAGCAACTCGCTGTTCGTGCTGTACTTCGGGCTCAATCACCATCACAGCCAGCTGCAGCACCACACCGTCTGCTTCGGACCGCGCTATAAGGAATTGATCACCGAAATCTTCGGCGGCAAAACGCTGGCCGACGACTTCTCGCTGTACCTGCACGCGCCTTGCATCACCGATCCGTCCTTGGCGCCGCCGGGCTGCGGCAGCCACTACGTACTGGCGCCGGTGCCGCACCTCGGCAACGCGGACATCGACTGGACGGTGGAAGGCCCGCGCTACCGCGACCGCATCTTCGAATACCTGGAGCGCCGCTACATGCCCGGCCTGCGCGATCAATTGGTCACCAGCCGCATCTTCACGCCGCTCGACTTCCGCGACCAGCTCAATGCGCACGTCGGCTCGGCGTTCTCGCTCGAACCGATCCTGACGCAGAGTGCCTGGTTCCGGCCCCACAACCGCGATAGCGAGCTGGCGAATCTGTACCTGGTGGGCGCCGGCACCCATCCCGGCGCCGGCGTGCCGGGCGTGATCGGCTCGGCCAAGGCGACGGCCGGTTTGATGATCGAGGAGTTCGGGCGATGA